In Pseudobacter ginsenosidimutans, the following are encoded in one genomic region:
- a CDS encoding ABC transporter permease subunit — protein MKIICKIARAEFRTLFYSPVAWIVLVVFFVITGIQFLNPLMDFARVQELQIANNPGWLGFDGPLTFNLFNSSIGKMLEYLYLFIPLLTMGTINREVNAGTMKLLSSSPVSIREIVLGKFVGLTALNLALLSAIALLLFTGYFSIQHAEFKWYCSMLLGFFCLSSTYMAIGLFISCITNYQIVAGIATFIAFFLINLVGGILQEYDFIRDITWFLSLAGRTENLILGLITTRDIFYFILVVVLFLGLAMINLKSKQESKKWTVSFSRYFMLIAVILITGYFSSRPGYVGYYDVTTNKLNTIDTAMQSVLKELDGSPLTVTLYTNLLNRGARDGLPVARNEYIWGFWDRFLRFYPNIQLKYEYYYDIKPGDSTLYKSSPKKNIHQIAAQFARLFKVDTAGFRKPGEINKITDMGREDMWRLLMELEYKGRKSFLRTFDSPLWPEQSNVAASIREISKNNIPRVLFTTGHYERSPWRNGEREFGGHTNVQANRLSMINRGLNADTLSLLHREIPVGTDLLVIADPKSELTPLELARVQQHIEKGGNLLFYAEPGKQYVLNSMLHTIGVQLENGRLVMPRLHQASDFFIGAINETGRYMAREKALQIAQRVGKDLAKGGFAGACHISFKDTLGFKAEPIIPLPGKQIWVENGLYVPDSAKPVFDPGAGDWQRSEYILGVRLTRKINNKEQRIVVLSDADFMSPNYGNGSDIALGIYSWLVYNKYPVYETVIEHADIRVAIGKTNAKILWYVYIYGIPALILVVGSVILIRRKRK, from the coding sequence ATGAAAATAATTTGTAAGATAGCCAGAGCTGAATTCAGGACCTTGTTCTATTCACCGGTAGCCTGGATCGTACTGGTGGTATTTTTCGTGATCACCGGTATTCAATTTCTTAATCCACTGATGGATTTTGCAAGGGTGCAGGAGCTGCAGATCGCCAATAACCCCGGCTGGCTTGGATTTGACGGCCCCCTTACGTTTAACTTATTCAATAGCTCCATCGGTAAAATGCTGGAATATCTTTACCTGTTCATACCCCTGCTCACAATGGGTACCATCAACAGGGAAGTAAATGCCGGTACCATGAAGCTGCTGAGCTCTTCTCCCGTCAGCATCCGTGAAATTGTGCTCGGCAAGTTTGTTGGACTCACTGCCCTCAACCTGGCATTGCTGTCAGCCATTGCTTTGTTATTGTTTACAGGATACTTCAGTATACAGCATGCGGAATTCAAATGGTACTGTTCAATGTTACTGGGCTTTTTCTGTTTGTCCAGTACTTATATGGCCATCGGGCTTTTCATCTCCTGTATCACCAATTATCAGATCGTGGCTGGTATCGCAACCTTTATTGCATTTTTCCTGATCAACCTGGTGGGAGGGATCTTGCAGGAATATGATTTCATACGGGACATTACCTGGTTCCTCTCACTGGCCGGCAGAACCGAAAATCTGATCCTTGGACTGATCACCACAAGGGATATCTTTTATTTTATCCTGGTGGTTGTTTTGTTCCTTGGGCTGGCTATGATCAATCTGAAAAGTAAACAGGAATCGAAAAAATGGACCGTTTCATTTTCCAGGTATTTCATGTTGATTGCAGTTATTCTGATCACCGGGTATTTCAGCTCCAGGCCTGGTTATGTGGGGTATTACGATGTAACGACGAACAAATTGAACACCATCGATACCGCCATGCAATCTGTGCTCAAAGAACTGGATGGTTCCCCGCTCACCGTTACACTGTATACTAACCTGTTGAACAGAGGTGCAAGAGACGGGTTGCCTGTAGCGAGAAATGAATACATCTGGGGGTTCTGGGACAGGTTTCTTCGATTTTACCCCAATATCCAATTGAAATACGAATACTACTACGATATCAAGCCAGGTGACAGCACCTTGTATAAATCCAGCCCGAAAAAGAATATCCACCAGATCGCCGCCCAATTTGCCAGGCTGTTCAAGGTTGATACCGCCGGGTTCAGAAAGCCCGGAGAGATCAACAAGATCACGGATATGGGGAGGGAAGATATGTGGCGACTGCTGATGGAGCTGGAATATAAAGGGAGGAAATCATTTTTGAGGACCTTCGATTCACCGCTATGGCCAGAGCAATCCAATGTTGCAGCCAGTATCCGGGAAATATCGAAAAATAATATTCCCAGGGTGCTGTTCACTACCGGACATTATGAACGCAGTCCATGGAGAAACGGAGAAAGGGAATTTGGGGGTCATACCAATGTGCAGGCAAACCGGTTATCCATGATCAACAGAGGTCTGAATGCAGATACTCTTTCCTTACTGCATCGGGAAATCCCTGTTGGAACAGACCTGCTGGTAATTGCTGATCCAAAATCAGAACTGACGCCGTTGGAACTTGCCAGGGTACAGCAGCATATCGAAAAAGGCGGTAACCTGTTGTTTTATGCAGAGCCGGGAAAGCAATATGTACTTAACTCCATGCTGCATACAATAGGTGTCCAACTTGAAAACGGAAGATTGGTGATGCCCCGTTTGCACCAGGCTTCTGATTTTTTCATTGGAGCGATCAATGAGACCGGCCGTTATATGGCAAGGGAAAAGGCGTTGCAAATAGCACAGCGGGTGGGGAAAGATCTTGCCAAAGGAGGATTTGCCGGGGCTTGTCATATCAGTTTCAAAGATACGCTGGGCTTCAAAGCGGAACCGATCATCCCACTACCCGGCAAGCAGATCTGGGTGGAGAATGGATTGTATGTGCCGGATTCTGCAAAACCTGTTTTTGATCCCGGGGCAGGTGATTGGCAAAGATCTGAATACATACTGGGCGTTAGACTCACCAGGAAGATTAACAATAAAGAACAACGGATCGTGGTGTTGAGCGATGCAGATTTTATGTCGCCGAATTATGGCAACGGATCCGATATAGCATTGGGCATCTATAGCTGGCTCGTGTATAACAAATATCCCGTTTATGAAACGGTCATAGAACATGCGGACATCCGTGTTGCTATCGGGAAAACAAATGCGAAAATCCTCTGGTATGTTTACATCTATGGTATTCCGGCGTTGATCCTGGTTGTTGGATCGGTGATCCTTATCCGGAGAAAAAGAAAATAG
- a CDS encoding MutS-related protein, with protein sequence MSFTIDRQSLDELNLMGKFKQGSVYSLFNQVKTRGGEQLLDQLFRNPLTDENIINQRTAVFRFFQEARLQFPFDPQQVLQMREYIDVGAGSTQLSTFAGILLKKTLSALTRDERFKALIQGLQATIITLKKCLTIAEQLQLMGGPFLNRIQEVRSILQTPELAGLIETDIYSDIPVRRIASYDHLLKNRFNAQVVDLLHFIAELDVNIAVGNVAFSKGFTWAAAMPKAANMLRANGLKHPCIDNAIGNDIAMQHKSNVIFLTGANMAGKSTWMKTIGISLYLSHIGFPVAAGSMEFSVREGIYSSINVSDNIALGYSHFYAEVVRVKQAANSTCTGRHLLLMFDELFKGTNVKDAFDGTLAVTQAFAEYENCLFIVSTHIIEVGEQLKHRNNIQFKYMPTMLEANIPRYTYRLKDGITEDRQGMMIIKNEGIIEMIGD encoded by the coding sequence ATGAGCTTTACAATAGACAGGCAATCACTGGATGAGCTGAACCTGATGGGGAAGTTCAAACAGGGTTCCGTGTACTCACTTTTCAACCAGGTAAAAACAAGAGGGGGAGAGCAGCTGCTTGATCAGTTGTTCAGGAATCCACTAACGGATGAAAATATCATCAATCAGCGGACGGCTGTATTCCGGTTCTTCCAGGAAGCCAGGCTGCAATTCCCGTTCGATCCTCAACAGGTTTTGCAGATGCGCGAATATATCGATGTTGGCGCCGGCAGTACTCAGTTGAGTACTTTTGCCGGGATACTGTTGAAAAAGACTTTGTCGGCCCTCACGCGGGATGAAAGATTCAAAGCCCTGATCCAGGGCCTGCAGGCCACCATCATTACCCTGAAAAAATGCCTTACCATAGCTGAGCAGTTACAGTTGATGGGCGGACCTTTTCTGAATCGTATACAGGAAGTGCGATCAATACTTCAAACGCCGGAACTGGCCGGCCTGATTGAAACAGATATCTACTCCGATATCCCGGTAAGGCGGATCGCCAGCTACGATCATTTACTGAAGAACAGGTTCAATGCACAGGTGGTGGATCTGCTGCATTTCATTGCAGAGCTGGATGTGAACATCGCCGTAGGCAATGTGGCATTCTCCAAAGGATTTACCTGGGCTGCTGCCATGCCAAAAGCCGCCAATATGCTTCGTGCAAACGGTCTTAAACATCCCTGCATCGATAATGCCATCGGCAACGATATTGCCATGCAGCACAAAAGCAATGTGATATTTCTGACCGGCGCCAATATGGCTGGTAAATCAACCTGGATGAAAACCATCGGCATATCCCTGTATCTCTCGCATATCGGTTTTCCTGTTGCTGCCGGATCGATGGAGTTCTCTGTACGGGAAGGAATTTATTCCAGCATCAATGTGTCTGATAATATCGCGCTCGGCTATAGCCATTTCTATGCAGAAGTGGTAAGGGTAAAACAGGCGGCCAACTCAACCTGCACCGGCAGGCACCTGTTGCTGATGTTCGATGAATTGTTCAAAGGCACGAATGTGAAAGATGCTTTTGATGGTACACTCGCGGTAACTCAGGCCTTTGCTGAATATGAGAACTGCCTGTTCATTGTGAGCACCCATATCATAGAAGTGGGAGAGCAGCTGAAGCACCGGAACAATATCCAGTTCAAATACATGCCTACAATGCTGGAAGCAAATATACCCCGTTACACCTACAGATTGAAGGATGGTATTACAGAAGACAGGCAGGGTATGATGATCATCAAAAATGAAGGCATCATCGAAATGATCGGTGATTGA
- a CDS encoding MutS-related protein encodes MFLITDDQTIEDLRLFAKREQAGIYDIYNNTSTRGGEMLLEKMFRNPLSNLEAINKRSGIISAYAKEGVVFPFNAVLLDSVEKYISHAGGSEDSQQTILGEKEISTGVIALIELLHSVMDFLQNGAIVQIPQLEDERKEILELLLDPALEPVFREKPGSRLSFGAVTAFDMLIRRKELGKVKTVLQFIYQTDVYISVAQVANKRQFVFPVAYPRGSNILKATGVYHPELKVPVANDLHMHAGKSVVFLTGANMAGKSTFLRAFSTAVYVAHMGFPIAARSLDFSVMDGVLTTINLPDNLGIGASHFYAEVLRVKKVAAELCAEKSLFVLFDELFRGTNVKDAHEGTVAVTKAFAGKKSSLFLISSHIVEAGEELKQKPNIGFHYLPTRMNGTVPEYTYTLQEGITDDRHGMIIIRNEGILESLATGKKHG; translated from the coding sequence ATGTTCCTCATCACCGATGATCAAACCATCGAAGACCTCAGGTTATTTGCGAAAAGAGAGCAGGCCGGCATTTACGATATCTATAACAATACTTCCACCCGTGGCGGAGAAATGCTGCTGGAAAAAATGTTCAGGAATCCATTGTCCAATCTGGAAGCCATCAATAAACGTTCAGGTATTATTTCAGCCTATGCAAAGGAAGGCGTTGTTTTTCCCTTTAACGCCGTGCTGCTGGACAGTGTTGAAAAATACATTTCGCATGCAGGTGGCAGTGAGGACAGTCAACAAACCATTCTGGGCGAAAAAGAGATCAGCACAGGTGTTATCGCACTGATAGAATTATTGCATTCCGTGATGGATTTTCTTCAAAATGGCGCCATTGTTCAGATCCCCCAGTTGGAGGACGAAAGAAAAGAAATACTTGAGCTCCTGCTGGATCCTGCACTGGAGCCTGTTTTCAGAGAAAAGCCCGGCAGCAGGCTCTCATTCGGGGCAGTTACTGCTTTTGATATGCTGATACGCAGGAAGGAGTTGGGGAAAGTAAAGACCGTGCTGCAATTCATTTATCAGACCGATGTATACATATCTGTAGCACAGGTGGCAAATAAGCGGCAATTCGTTTTTCCCGTGGCCTATCCCCGGGGCAGTAATATCCTGAAAGCAACAGGCGTGTACCATCCTGAATTGAAGGTTCCCGTTGCCAATGATCTTCATATGCATGCGGGTAAGTCCGTGGTTTTTCTTACTGGCGCCAATATGGCTGGTAAGTCCACTTTTCTCCGTGCATTCAGCACAGCGGTATATGTTGCGCATATGGGTTTTCCCATTGCAGCCAGATCCCTGGATTTTTCAGTGATGGATGGCGTGCTCACCACTATCAACCTGCCTGATAATTTAGGGATCGGCGCCAGTCATTTCTATGCAGAAGTGCTGCGTGTGAAAAAAGTAGCGGCTGAACTGTGTGCAGAAAAATCGCTTTTCGTGCTGTTTGATGAATTGTTCAGAGGAACAAATGTGAAAGATGCGCATGAAGGAACCGTGGCGGTAACAAAGGCTTTTGCAGGAAAGAAAAGCAGCCTGTTCCTGATCTCTTCACATATCGTGGAAGCCGGAGAGGAATTAAAACAAAAGCCGAATATCGGTTTCCATTATTTGCCCACGCGGATGAACGGCACTGTTCCCGAATATACCTATACGTTACAGGAAGGCATTACAGACGACAGGCATGGCATGATCATTATCCGCAATGAAGGCATCCTGGAATCGCTGGCAACAGGGAAGAAGCATGGCTAA
- a CDS encoding Gldg family protein — MKIIFKIARAELRYLFYSPIAWFVLFLFYVSMVLVYTNTLGNYVLYQEVMLDLNEDWPGFDKGIGTVLAGTVTGLMLKYLYLFIPLLTMGIINREISNGTIKLLYSSPVTTRQIVLGKFFGLMIFNLLLLSIFSIILTSIRMNTQNGEFGWYLSIILGVFLLTSAYSAIGLFISCLTGYQIVAAVITFASFFVLSAISGLWQQYDLVRDITHFLSISGKAEKMMSGLITSRDILYFLLVISMFIGFALIKLQSTQESRKWTANAARYAVLTLIIVVLGYFSSRPGYIAYSDVTKNQVNTLRPEMQELLKSLDGSPLTVTLYTNLLDKNAYAGLPQARNNYIWNVWEPLIRFYPNIEFKYEYYYDVVDGDSSYYRKYPGKSLKEIMAIEAEMYNIRPSIFKAPAEIRKQIDLAPEYMKLVMQVEYKGKKEFLRTYTPPQVWPDQPHFAAILKRLTRDKNVSIHFLTGHYERNIMSLAGREYGYHTTQKSARRALINEGVDADTISLAGNSIPANTNLLVVADPKSDYSAEEKQKLIDYLREGNNAIFYLEPGKQFILAPVLETIGVYPENGMIVSPNEHEMPHIFQNMLTRSGNFLAKEAPMELFQQYGIRGGMVENEGSLNLRYEAIDGFTIEPVITQPGNDKTWIENGVLVVDSAAPVFDAGGGDQKKEEYLIALKLSRKIGNREQRIIVTGDADFMGINRMKVRTIHSAFYSWLLYNRYPVYTNYPLAPDLFLKISSTTAKLITGLYVYIGSGILLLGAIMLLTRRKRK, encoded by the coding sequence ATGAAAATAATATTCAAGATAGCAAGGGCGGAACTGAGGTATTTGTTCTATTCACCCATCGCCTGGTTTGTACTTTTTCTTTTTTATGTATCGATGGTGCTGGTGTATACCAATACCCTGGGAAATTATGTACTCTACCAGGAAGTGATGCTGGACCTGAATGAAGACTGGCCGGGCTTCGACAAAGGCATCGGCACCGTATTGGCCGGAACAGTCACGGGGCTGATGCTAAAATATCTTTACCTCTTCATCCCCCTGCTCACGATGGGGATCATCAACCGTGAGATCAGTAATGGCACCATCAAATTGTTGTATTCATCTCCCGTCACAACCCGGCAGATCGTATTGGGAAAGTTCTTCGGACTGATGATCTTCAACCTGCTGCTGTTATCGATCTTTTCGATCATCCTTACCAGTATCCGAATGAATACGCAGAATGGGGAATTCGGATGGTATCTCTCCATCATACTCGGTGTATTCCTGCTCACCAGCGCTTATTCTGCCATTGGCCTGTTCATATCCTGCCTTACCGGTTACCAGATCGTGGCTGCCGTGATCACTTTTGCCAGCTTTTTTGTGCTCTCCGCAATTTCGGGATTATGGCAGCAATATGACCTGGTGAGGGATATTACCCATTTCCTGTCCATTTCCGGAAAAGCAGAGAAGATGATGAGTGGTTTGATAACGAGCAGGGACATACTATATTTTCTGCTGGTCATTTCCATGTTCATCGGTTTTGCGCTGATCAAACTGCAAAGCACGCAGGAATCACGGAAATGGACGGCTAATGCTGCCCGTTATGCAGTACTTACCCTGATCATTGTGGTCCTGGGCTATTTCAGCTCCAGGCCGGGGTATATCGCTTACTCCGATGTAACGAAGAACCAGGTGAATACATTGCGTCCTGAAATGCAGGAACTACTGAAATCGCTGGATGGATCGCCGCTCACCGTTACCTTGTATACCAACCTGCTCGACAAGAATGCCTATGCCGGCCTTCCACAGGCGCGCAACAATTATATCTGGAATGTATGGGAACCCCTGATCAGGTTCTATCCCAATATCGAATTCAAATACGAATACTATTATGATGTTGTGGATGGCGACAGCAGCTATTACAGGAAATACCCGGGTAAATCACTGAAGGAGATCATGGCCATCGAAGCGGAAATGTACAATATCCGCCCGTCCATTTTCAAAGCGCCCGCCGAGATCCGGAAGCAGATCGATCTCGCTCCTGAATACATGAAACTGGTGATGCAGGTGGAATACAAAGGGAAAAAAGAATTCCTGCGAACCTATACGCCTCCCCAGGTATGGCCGGACCAGCCGCATTTTGCCGCTATTTTGAAAAGGCTCACCCGGGATAAGAACGTATCCATTCATTTTCTAACGGGGCACTATGAACGCAACATAATGAGTTTAGCTGGCAGGGAATATGGATATCATACCACGCAGAAATCAGCCAGAAGGGCCCTCATCAATGAAGGTGTGGATGCAGATACGATTTCCCTTGCCGGCAATTCGATCCCTGCCAATACCAATCTGTTGGTGGTGGCCGACCCAAAATCCGATTACAGTGCTGAAGAAAAACAAAAACTGATCGATTATCTCAGGGAAGGAAACAACGCCATCTTTTATCTCGAACCCGGTAAACAATTCATACTGGCGCCCGTGCTCGAAACCATTGGCGTGTATCCTGAAAACGGTATGATCGTTAGTCCCAACGAACACGAGATGCCGCATATCTTTCAAAACATGCTGACCAGGTCCGGCAATTTCCTTGCAAAAGAAGCACCGATGGAATTGTTCCAGCAATATGGGATCAGGGGAGGAATGGTAGAGAACGAGGGCTCATTGAACCTGCGTTATGAAGCCATTGATGGTTTTACCATTGAGCCCGTGATCACTCAGCCAGGCAATGATAAAACCTGGATAGAAAATGGCGTGCTGGTAGTGGATTCGGCAGCACCAGTATTCGATGCAGGCGGTGGAGATCAGAAAAAAGAGGAATACCTGATTGCGCTGAAGCTCAGCCGGAAGATCGGAAACAGGGAGCAAAGGATCATCGTTACAGGAGATGCGGATTTCATGGGAATTAACCGGATGAAGGTACGGACAATTCATTCCGCTTTCTATAGCTGGCTATTGTATAACCGGTATCCCGTATACACCAATTATCCGCTGGCGCCCGATCTTTTCCTCAAAATATCATCCACTACAGCAAAGCTCATCACCGGGCTGTACGTGTACATCGGTTCCGGCATATTGCTCCTGGGTGCTATCATGCTGCTTACCCGCAGGAAAAGGAAATAA
- a CDS encoding ABC transporter ATP-binding protein: MSIVLKVEHLSHRYSSAWAIRDINFEISQHGVIGLLGSNGAGKSTTMNIICGVLNQTEGNVYINGVDKKKNPRLAKKQLGFLPQTPPLYADFTVNEYLTYTADLRFIEKTKVKQSVAEVMDRTGISHFSSRLIKNLSGGYRQRVGIAQAIIHKPGIVILDEPTNGLDPNQIIEARKLIREIAQDHTILLSSHVLSEINLLCRDIIMIESGRMVFSDSMESFNNYIQPNAVLARMENPPAENELMKIPGVTKVQFLTDKQYRIFFHGNTAISEAIIAASMQHNWRLTEISLERSVLDDVFKQLSQQA; the protein is encoded by the coding sequence ATGAGCATAGTATTGAAAGTGGAGCATCTCTCCCACAGGTATTCCAGTGCCTGGGCGATCCGCGATATCAATTTCGAGATCAGTCAGCATGGAGTGATCGGACTGCTCGGTTCCAACGGCGCCGGTAAATCCACCACCATGAATATCATCTGCGGGGTGCTGAATCAAACGGAAGGGAATGTATATATCAATGGTGTAGATAAAAAGAAAAATCCAAGGCTGGCAAAAAAACAACTTGGTTTTCTGCCGCAGACGCCACCACTGTATGCAGACTTCACCGTGAACGAATACCTTACTTATACGGCAGACCTTCGGTTCATCGAAAAAACAAAAGTGAAACAATCTGTTGCCGAAGTGATGGACAGAACCGGTATCAGTCATTTCAGTTCGAGGCTGATCAAAAACCTGTCTGGTGGCTACAGACAGCGGGTAGGTATTGCGCAGGCGATCATCCACAAACCCGGTATCGTGATCCTGGATGAACCTACCAATGGACTTGACCCCAACCAGATCATCGAGGCGAGAAAACTCATCAGAGAGATCGCACAGGATCATACCATTCTTCTTTCTTCCCATGTACTGTCAGAGATCAACCTGCTTTGCCGAGATATCATCATGATTGAAAGCGGCCGGATGGTTTTCTCGGATTCGATGGAATCATTCAACAATTACATTCAACCCAATGCCGTGCTGGCGAGAATGGAAAATCCGCCGGCAGAAAACGAATTGATGAAAATACCCGGCGTTACCAAAGTGCAGTTCCTTACCGACAAACAATACAGGATATTCTTCCATGGCAATACAGCTATCTCTGAAGCTATCATTGCTGCAAGCATGCAGCATAACTGGAGGCTTACAGAGATCAGCCTCGAAAGATCGGTGCTGGACGATGTGTTCAAACAATTATCCCAACAAGCCTAA